The Juglans regia cultivar Chandler unplaced genomic scaffold, Walnut 2.0 Scaffold_72, whole genome shotgun sequence sequence ccCTCTTGAGAAAAACTTTGCTCTGCTTTTCCTCTTCCACGACCACGTCCTCGTCCACGGCCTCGACCTCTTCCACGTCCTTGGCCTCTTCTACCATTTTCACAAGCTTCTCCTTTATCTTTCAGGGAAAGCTTTGCTTGCAAGGCTTGCTCCACTTGCTCTTGCTTGCCTCGGTTCATCCTTTCTTCATGAGCCCGTAAGGATCCATTTAATTCATCAATGGACATGATCTCCAAATCTTTAGATTCTTCAATGGCTACAACTATATGGtcaaatttgaagttgagagAGCGGAGAATTTTCTCAACAACACGAACATCTTCTAATTTTTCTCCAAGCCTCTTCAATTGATTCACCACCATCAGAACTCTTGTGAAGTAATCTGAGATGGATTCACTCTCTTTCATCAAAAGAGATTCAAACTCAGCCCTTAGAGTTTGAAGACgcactttcttcactctttcAACTCCCATGACGGAGTTTCGAAGAGTCTCCCATGCTTGCTTGGAGTTTGTTTCGTTGGCCACTTTCTCTAACATTTCATCATCTAAACCTTGATAAATGACTGTGAGCGCAGTTtgatctttcttcctttctttctccaAGGCTTCCTTTTGGGCTTGATTCAAAGACTCCTCATTTTGAGGTTGAACAAAACCTTTCTCAACAATCTCCCATAGTCCTTGGGAGCCAAGGATAGCCTTCATCCGGATTGTCCAGTTTTCATAATTGAGCTTGGTGAGTTGTGGATATTGGAAAGAAAGAGAGGTTCctttagaaaacatttttttgaaCCTAAGCTCTGATGCCACTCTGTTGGAAGATAGAGACAAAACAATAGAAGAGGAAAGAAGCACTCACACGTCGGTACTctgtttttcttaattaattcaatattgTTTCAGtacatcaatatataaaaccaaaagaaaattctggaaattaaattaatgacatTTATGGCCATTCAGATTCACTAGACGGTACACACCTAgatacaatgaaaataaactttccAGTTTTCACATATCTCGTAAATGAACAACTTAATAAATTGTGGCCTTTTGCAATAAATCAAGTTTAATCTTCAACATCTTCGTCCACAGTACTGCCATTGATCTCTTCATTCCCCAAACACAACCCGCTCAGACCCATATTCACTaaatacctctctctctccatctgtAACTCCCTTGCGGCCGCCTGTTTCTCGTATCTTCCGGTAATGGAAATCTTCAGGAGAGCCTTCGACCGGTGCTTCACGGCGAGGCATACTGTTAACAGGCCCGAAGGGATTCCAATCATGCAGCTCACAATCGTTTGAAAGTTCTCTCCAAAGTACTCCATAAGATGTCGGGAAAACTCTGCGAAATCAGACCTCCTGGTTATGGGGATCCTCTAGAGGGTCTTCGACTAACTTGACCGGTGCTTCACGAGGAGGTAGAACGATAAATGGCGTGGAGGGATTCCGAGCATGCAGCTTATGACTGATCGAAAGTTCTCAAATTCCAGCGACGGTTGAAAGTCGACTTCCCCGACGTTGGTCTGGCAGTGGCCTtctgatcagcttttaatttcgacttccaagcgtagaagctgtcaaagtaatacaagggtaaatcccaagatcgaattcacagggacaatgagaatttagcaaacatttcattttcgcaagaccacatattaccgtttggagtgacacgaaaatttaaaataatcaacaaagagaaataagttcctaaacttaaccactaacaatatttacacctaaatgtggatatttactaagggagtgtagagtgaattatgagtgaaattgtcgggacgttcaagcataagtaaagctgaaaataaaagagaatctatttttctaaaattgctaagattaaagggatttaaagaaatcgaatggaagttgacttaaacttgtaagaaacaattaaacaaacacttgggatgcaattttcacccactaatttggtgatggatttacttctcttttcattttctctcaaccattctctcattcctagaaatcatagtcggataatatagcaatgaaccacaattttattttaataaaactacttgacaaattatataacaatcatagaaagtgaaagaaaaacattaaagtcatgttacttgttcaagtatcaattgtgcctttacatctacaattgatctaaatcaagaacaaagaactctagtattttctagatgcacattgagatataatccatcaagttaatcatcaaaagcactaaatattgaagtaaattcaatcccaaatagtcgcgggttactcattgaatcccaagctaaaaatctagcctatcatctctagattaacaaaatgctcaagaaaattaaaatctaacatcatcatatactgtttcaaatgaaagttactgaataaaaatatattgtatccCACAAATGTGCTGAAATCCTAAACTCAAAATTAACAGACGGAATAGAATTAATGCACTGAAAagaactggaaaaataaaataatgaaggaaAAACCCGAACGCAATTCGGATGAGAAtgaaaaaaccagaaaaaaaaaactgaagaagAGACGGcgcacaaaataaaaattttgttttatatctCTCTTTTGCCTCAAACCGAGTACGCGGTTTTTCTCTGCAGCACAGCCCACGTTCGTGCATTTCTTTCTCTCCGCAGTGCGCACGTCGATCAGCTCCTGCGTTTTGAGCCTGCATCTCCTGCGTTTTGAGCCGGTGCTGTGAGTGCATGAGTGGTTCTATGTGAGTGCCCGCGTGTGCGTGCGTCCGCTGCTATGCGTTTCGTCTGCGTGAGTCTGCTTGCACGATCCACGTCGTGCGTCTGCTCCTTGCTGCTCAATTCATCTCCAGCCCAAGTGAGGCCGCCCCTCTCCACTCAAtcccgtgtgtgtgtgttcctTTCGGGATGTTGCCTGGCCAGCTGGGTATTTCCAATAATAtccatgtgattttaacatcTTTCCCATAATACCCTGCAACATAAATAAGACATGAGTACAATTTTGGAGTATTAATTTTTGGTGTGAACTAACTGCAATACAACTTCtttcaagtgcaaaatatcaaaatttcatattgagtcaagaattagaaattactacataattaaatgctcattcacattttggttaaacaaatcaCTCACTTTAGCaatttaatcatgtagtttttgacattttatcacaccccccaactagctttttgctagtctctagcaaacAATGCGACAAAAATATTGTAGGTTCCAAGAATGAGCTACTAAACtcaaaaatctctacaaaagatcaatcatattgaaattATGGGCATTAGAATATAGTCAAGTCAGGTTTTAGCTCAAcacaaaagcttataaaattctcaagagctCAAACAAGTGAAATGTACTTAAGCTGGAGATCTTTGAGTGCACCAAGTGTGTGAACAGATTttcatttgttggtttcaagatcTCTCACAATAGTTTCAACCTAGCAactttttttcaagaaagaccaaaaggtcttcactccaattcaaaaccattacgttggcggctttcacgctatcacactttgaaagacccattttttttttaacagatcccGGTGATAGGTAGCCTTTTCCAATgtacatgcttttttttttttttgcatgatctcTAGCTTGTCCCTTTTCTAATGTACTTttgcaacctttttttttttttttttaattttcatcacaCTTTTCCTAAGCCattaagatatggttcattGTAGTTCTTGCTAGTTGCTTAGAAGAAACCACTGATTGTCatcaaacaaaccacaaaaagtatctgtttgtgtcaattaaggtcatcaatcaATAGCTTTGAAGTAACTTTCCCAAGTTTGAGTTGCTAAGACATATCATAAGGTCAAGTGTCAAACTTAAAACTAACCAATGAGAATTAGTGTAGCCCAAAATTGCAACTATCTGATCTTAAGTAGAGAAGTGTGAAAATAGCAGCTTGGaagtaacaaaaaaatcagACCCCACAATAATTAATCCTGAGAGACTAATGGTAGAAGGCTCTCCTTACCCCCCAACTAAAAATGAGCAGTGTCCTCAATGCAAATCATGAATGCAATaaagcatgaaagaaaatagggcCAAAGGGAAATACCTGAGATGGCTGAAAGGATTGTGAAcgtaaaaatgaaaccataaaGGAATAAACAGTGCTGAACCTGAAAAGatatactaaagaaaaagaaaaagaaagaaagaacaaaacatagaactgaaacaaataaaagcagaaaaataaaaggaaaagaaagagaagaaaaaattaaaacaaaacaagaatgaGCTAAGGACCATGAGAATAAGTGGGATCTTCTAAAAGAATGGAAGTATCTTCATGTGAAAGTTTtgccaaaaaatgtttaagtcgTTGGCCATTAACTTTGAAAGTGTTTCCATTTTGAGGATTAGTAATCTCAACAGCTCCATATGGAAACACAGTTTTAACTACATAAGGCCCACTCCACCTCGATCTTAATTTGCCTGGAAATAGATGGAGGCGGGAATTGTAAAGTAAGACTTGCTCATTGGGCTCAAAACTCTTTCTTTGGATGTGCTTGTCATGTAATACATTCATGCGTTCCTTTGACAATTTAGAATTGTCATATGCATCTCGATAAACTCATCcaattctgaaatctgaaattttctcacagaaccagcatggtcaatagaaaaattaaattgtttaacagCCCAATATGCCTTATGTTCAAGCTCAACGGGAAGGTGACATGCCTTTCCATAGACCAAGCAATAAGGAGACATGTTAAGAGAGGTTTTAAAGGCTGTCCTATAAGCCCAAAGCGCATCAGTAAGCCTTAAAGACCAATCTTTTCTGTTGGGGTTGACTGTTTTTTCTAAGATGTGCTTAAGTTCCCTATTAGCTAATTCAGCTTGCCCATTCGTTTGCGGGTGATATGGAGTGGAAACTTTATGGTgtataacatattttttcatgagggcagcaaatggtttgttgcaaaaatgagttccattatcactaatgatagctttaggcatgccaaatctagcaaaaatgttttctttaaaaaacttAAGCACAATCTTATGGTCATTTGTTTTACATGGAATGGCTTCAACccatttagaaacataatcaacagCCACGAGGatatacaaataaccaaaagaagatggaaatggtCCCATAAAATCAATCCCCCAACAATCAAAAATCTCAATGACCAAAATGGGTTGTAAAGGCATCATATTTCTCTTAGTGACTGTGCCTAGTTTTTGACATGGCTCACaagttttgcaaaaattatacgcatccttaaacatatgtggccaataaaacccactttgtaaaatttttgcaacAGTTTTATTTGCAGAAAAATGCCCCCCACAAGCCtcattatgacaaaaagaaagaacagctTGTATCTCATGATCAGGCACACATTTCCTTATGATTTGgtcagaacaatatttaaacaagtaaggatCGTCATAAAAGAATGACTTTACCTCATGCTTGAATTTCCGCATGTCTTGAGCACTCCAATGGGGTGGAGTTTGTCCTAtcaccaaaaaattaactatgtcagcaaaccaaggcaaattttcaactgacattaattgttcatcaggaaaagagtcaaggATAGGGTTAGTGTGATCCTTTTCAGCAAATGTAAGCCGAGACAAGTGGTCGGCAACTACGTTTTCAGCACCCTTCttgtctttgatgataaggtcaaattcttggagaagaagaatccatcGGATTAAACGTGGTTTAGCATCCTTCTTTGACAATAAGTACTTTAACGCTGCGTGGTTAGTGAAAACAAccacaggagaaccaagaatataagttcgaaacttgtctaatgcaaaaactatagcaagcaattccttttctgtggtagaataatttctttgggctccatttaaagttttacttgcataagaaatgacatgtgGGAACTTATTTATACGCTGTCCAAGAACAGCTCCTATGGCtacatcactagcatcacacattatctcaaaaggAATAGACCAAACAGGGGGCTGCATGATAGGGGCTGTggtgagcaaaattttcagcttatcaaaagcatcttgacaagaagaggtccattcaaaagcaacatcatgcataagtaactcACACAAGGGTTTAGAGATAGAACTAAAATTCTGAATAAATCGcctataaaacccagcatgcccaagaaatgatctgatttcTTTTACTGTTTTGGGTATAGGAAGCTTGGAAATAAGTTCAATTTTAGCTTTATCAACTTCAATACCTCGTGATGAGACTATGTGACCCAGAACTATGCCTTGTTGaaccatgaaatgacacttttcccaATTGAGAAGCAAATGCTTCTCTTCACACCTGGCTAAAACAGCTTGTAAATTAGTCaaacatgcatcaaaagaactgCCAAAcactgaaaaatcatccatgaatatTTCCAAACAGTTTTCAATCATGTCACTGAAAATACTAAGCATACATCTTTGAAAAgtagcaggtgcattacatagtccaaaaggcattctTCTAAATGCAAAAGTGTCAAACGAGCAAgtaaaagttgttttctcttgatcttcgggtgctatttctatttggtaaaAACCAGAATATCCATCAAGAAAGCAATAGAAATCATGACCCGCAACTTTTTCTAGCACTTGATCAAGAAATGGCAAAGGGAAATGATCTTTCCTAGTGGCGgcattcaacttcctataatctatacacattcgCCAACCAGTAGAAATCCTAGTAGGAATCAGttcatctttctcatttttcacaatggtaagcccagatttttttggaattacatGAATGGGACTTACCCACTTGCTGTCTGCAATAGGGTAGATGACTCACACGtcaagtaattttaaaatctctgtTTTTACCACCTCTTTCATGGTAGGATTTAATCTCCTTTGCATCTCCCTAGAAACTTTAGCATTTTCCTCTAAGTAAATCCTATGAGTGCACACAAGAGGATTTATACCTTTTATATCTGCTATTGTCCACCCAATGGCACCTTTGTGTTGCTTTAAGACTTCCATCAATTTGCCTTCTTGATCATGAGAGAGTTGGGCTGAAATCACCACTGGAAAGGTGTTGTCCGGTCccagaaatgcatatttcaagTCATTTGGCAATGGTTTCAGCTCTAGTGTGGGGATTTCATTTGCTGAAGGCTTCAAACTTGCTGTCAACGGTGGGAGTTGCTCAATCTTTGGCCTCCATTTAGTctccaatttattttctgcattaaaaaCATGAGAAACATCAATGGGGGTGTCATCAGTGAGaagttcacaaaaattttctaacTCAAACAGCAGGTTAGTGGGCTGATATGCCAAATAAGTCTCCTCCTCAAGGATGCTTTCCAACAGATTCACTTCTTGTACATCTTCCAAGTCTTGAGGTTGcctacaaatattgaaaatatttagttcaagagtcatgttcccaaaactcagctttaaaacaccactcctacaatttattaatgcatttgaagTAGCAAGAAAAGGTCTCCCAAGAATCACAGGTGcttgaaaagaagattttggtgtcaagtgaacatccaacacaacaaaatcaacgggataaaagaatttatccacTTGAACCAAAA is a genomic window containing:
- the LOC118346300 gene encoding uncharacterized protein LOC118346300; protein product: MKAILGSQGLWEIVEKGFVQPQNEESLNQAQKEALEKERKKDQTALTVIYQGLDDEMLEKVANETNSKQAWETLRNSVMGVERVKKVRLQTLRAEFESLLMKESESISDYFTRVLMVVNQLKRLGEKLEDVRVVEKILRSLNFKFDHIVVAIEESKDLEIMSIDELNGSLRAHEERMNRGKQEQVEQALQAKLSLKDKGEACENGRRGQGRGRGRGRGRGRGRGRGKCQTKKVEEETKFILHKEDVEEPVLFLTLNEEHNGEKNMWYLDNGASNHMTGDRSKFVELDTKVMGHVRFGDESKVEIKGK